The following proteins come from a genomic window of Shewanella halifaxensis HAW-EB4:
- a CDS encoding trimeric intracellular cation channel family protein yields the protein MLEVKVIGFLWLIGILAEAMTGALAAGKKQMDLFGVVIIGCVTAIGGGTLRDILLGNYPLVWIENVHYLIAIAAASLLTVMIAPVMRHLSKLFLAIDAVGLAVFSIIGAQKTLVLGFSPEIAIVMGVVTGVFGGVIRDILCNQVPLIFKKELYALVALLTASAYVAMKFYGVPEWINLSISLVFGFSFRMLAIRYKWSMPKFDYQYQSDNAH from the coding sequence ATGTTAGAAGTTAAAGTTATCGGCTTTTTGTGGCTTATCGGTATTCTTGCCGAGGCGATGACAGGTGCTCTGGCTGCAGGTAAAAAACAGATGGACCTGTTTGGTGTAGTCATAATAGGTTGCGTTACCGCGATAGGTGGTGGCACGTTGCGCGATATTTTACTCGGTAACTACCCATTAGTTTGGATTGAAAATGTCCATTACTTGATTGCCATTGCTGCAGCCTCATTACTGACGGTAATGATAGCGCCAGTTATGCGTCATCTGTCTAAACTTTTTTTAGCCATCGACGCCGTTGGCTTAGCGGTATTTTCGATTATCGGCGCGCAAAAGACGCTAGTGCTAGGCTTTAGCCCCGAGATAGCGATAGTGATGGGCGTGGTAACGGGTGTCTTTGGCGGCGTCATTAGAGATATTCTTTGTAACCAAGTGCCGCTGATCTTTAAGAAAGAGCTCTATGCTTTGGTTGCCCTTTTGACTGCATCAGCCTATGTGGCGATGAAGTTTTACGGCGTCCCAGAATGGATTAATCTGTCCATATCTCTAGTGTTTGGCTTTAGCTTTAGAATGCTAGCCATTCGCTACAAATGGTCTATGCCCAAGTTTGATTACCAATATCAATCAGACAACGCGCATTAA
- a CDS encoding mechanosensitive ion channel family protein — MDNLQGLMEQAPELIVTYGMKVLFAIIIFVIGKFLSKVAKKITTKILNKRKVDTTVVSFVANIAWALVFVFTIVATLGQIGVQTASLVAVIGAAGLAVGLALQGSLSNFAAGVLMVLFRPCRVGDYVEAAGIAGTVDEITIFSTRLLTPDNKLVIAPNSAMMNGTIVNYSAMETRRLDLVIGVSYDANLAETKKVLTHILDNSQYVLKDPAYTVAVSELADSSVNFVVRPWVKGADYWPAHFEILEQIKNALDEAGIGIPYPQMDLYVKETPAA; from the coding sequence ATGGATAACTTGCAAGGTTTAATGGAGCAAGCACCAGAGTTAATCGTCACCTACGGCATGAAAGTACTGTTTGCGATTATCATATTTGTCATCGGTAAGTTCCTGTCGAAAGTCGCAAAAAAAATAACGACAAAAATACTCAACAAACGTAAGGTCGATACTACCGTTGTCTCGTTTGTTGCCAATATTGCTTGGGCATTGGTGTTTGTATTTACCATAGTGGCAACCCTTGGCCAAATTGGTGTGCAAACCGCATCGTTAGTGGCTGTAATTGGTGCTGCGGGCTTGGCAGTTGGCTTAGCGTTACAAGGTTCACTGTCTAACTTTGCTGCAGGCGTATTGATGGTGCTATTTAGACCATGCCGAGTCGGCGACTATGTGGAAGCTGCTGGGATTGCGGGGACGGTTGATGAAATCACAATCTTCTCAACGCGCTTACTGACTCCAGATAATAAGCTTGTTATTGCACCCAACTCAGCCATGATGAATGGCACAATCGTTAACTATTCAGCCATGGAGACGCGTCGCTTAGATTTGGTGATTGGGGTTTCTTATGATGCGAACTTAGCCGAGACCAAGAAGGTATTAACTCACATCCTCGATAACAGTCAGTATGTACTCAAAGACCCGGCCTACACAGTGGCTGTATCAGAATTGGCTGATTCGTCGGTGAACTTTGTGGTTCGCCCTTGGGTTAAAGGCGCAGATTACTGGCCAGCGCACTTTGAAATTCTAGAGCAAATTAAGAATGCCTTAGATGAAGCGGGAATTGGTATTCCATATCCGCAGATGGATCTCTATGTAAAAGAGACGCCAGCGGCTTAA